The genomic interval TTGACTAGTCTTACCGCCTAATCTCAACCTTGATCTTGATAGTCAGAATGATCATGCCGATCCCCCCTTTCCGCACCCAGATGGGGGCTAGCAGAGGCCTCTGCGCTAGCCGATAAAGCACGGCTTTGGCTTCTGTGGAACTCACGATTTGGAGGCCACTAGGGCGCGGCTAGAAAATCAGATTTGAAAGCCGTTGAGGCCAAGTTCGAAGCAACCTCGTAGCGTGTAACATTGCGTGAATTCAATTCCGAGGTTGCCCATATTGAAATCGCAGCCTTTTTTGTCTTGTCGCGCGGATCTTTGGCCATTCCGAGCGCGCCATTCGCCGGCGATCGTTCTTCTTATGTTCCGAGTAGGCGGATGAGTGCCCGCTTATCAGGCACGGCTGACGCAAATCCGGATTTTGATCCCGTCAGCTTTTCGCCCGGTCCGCCGCGAAATGCTTCATGTCGTCCGCGGCGCCTTGAAGGGCGGGGCGGGCCGTGGCGCTCGCTGTAGTCACGACGCGCGACCGTCGCGCGCGCCGACATCGCTGACGACATTTTCGAGTTGATAGCGCGGCATCACAAAAAGCGAAGGGGCCCCGAGGGCCCCTTCAAAGTCTCACCAGTAACGGTAGCGTGGGCCATACACGCGCGGCGCGTAGCCATAGTACCTCGGGCCGTAATAGCGCCTCGGACCACCGTAATAGCCATAGTAGTTCGGGCGCCACCAGCAGCGTCCGTAGATGTCGCAGACCATGCGGACCTGCTCGACGTCAGGCGCCACCTGCGGGGCGGGCGCGACGGGCATGGCCGAGGCGGCCGGCGATGCCGCGAGCGCGCCAAACAGGGACGCGGCAACGAGGCCAATTCCAAGCTTCATGATGCATTCCTCCACTTACGCGCCCAGAATATCGAACAGGTTCCGCTCAAATTGTGGCGAAGGCGAAATGTAATGCTGATGAACAGTTGTTCAGTCAGCCGCGTCGCCCTGCCGTCATCCTTGATCTCGCGCAATCAGCCCGCGCGCCTTCCCCGCTAGTCTCTCAGGCGTGGGGGCCGGCGAACGCTGGCGCCCGGAAAGTGAGCGACGATGACGACAATTCCGAACCTGTCGATTTCGCCGGAGAAGGTGTTCTTCATCATCTCGAAGTCGCGTCAGTCCGAGAGCGGAGCCGCCGGAGGAGGCGTTATCCTGGAGTCGGGCGACAACGACATGAGCTACGGCCGCGGCGGTCGCGGCGAGGAGACCGATCGGGCCGAGCTCGCCGGCTTCATTCGCGACCTCAATATGGACGAGCAGATCGACCTGGTCGCCCTGACGTGGCTCGGCCGCGGCGATGGCGATCTCGGCAATTGGCGCGAGCTGCACGCCCAGGCCGCCCAGGCCCACAACAGGCGCACCGCTTCCTACCTGATCGGGACGCCGATGCTGGCGGACTATCTCGAAGAGGCGATGGCGCAGTTCGGCAAATCCTTCGAAGAATTCGAAGAGCACCTCTGATCGACCGTTTCGTAACGGTGCCGCGGGCAGCCACGGTTGGCAGCCCCAGCACGTTTCTCCCCTGGAGTCAGACCATGAGCAAAATGAGAATCGACAAGGGCGACTGGCTCGTCGTGTGCGATGGGCGCAAGGCGCTCATCCTGGAGAATCTCGGCGACGAGATGTTTCCCAATTTGCACACCCGCGAGGTGCACGAGCAGCCCAACCCGTCGACCAGCGCGCAAGGGAGCGATGCGCCGGGCCGGCTGCATGCCGCGGTGGGCGGGGCCCGCAGCTCGGTCGAGCAGACCGATTGGCACGACGAGGCCGAGCGGTCCTTCCTCAAGATCCTGGCCAGCCGGCTCGACACCGCCGTGAGCTCGGGCGAGACGAGCGCGCTGACGATGGTGGCGTCGCCGCGCGCGCTCGGCATGATCCGTGGCGATTATTCTGCGCTCGTGCGCAAGGCGCTGCGCGGCGAGGTCAGCAAGGACCTCGTCAAGCTGCCGGTCTATGAGATCGAGAAGCAGTTGCTGGAATCGGGCGCCGGTAGATAGCGGCGTCCGGGTCAGGCATCTCTCAGTAACAGGGGTGCCGGCGGCGGTCCTGGCCGATATAGGCGGCTGCGCTCTGACGGCAGTGATTGGTAGAGGGGCCGTCATAGTAGGCGAAGGTGCCGGCCGTCAGGCCCGGCCCGTAATTGTGCAGATAGCTGATCGGGTAGGGCAGCGGATTCGCATGATAGCGGTGGTAGCGGTGATGATGCCGCGCCTCTGCCAGCGCAGGCGCAAGGGTTACCGCCGACAGGACCGCGAGGGCGGCAAGACGCGTCAATTTGCTCATCTCATTTCTCCGGAACCGGCGCTAACGAACCGATATCTTATAGCCATTTTGGGCAGGCTTGGTACCTGCCAGGCAGGCGGAAATGGTAGCAGATTCCACAGATTCGGTAGTCCCCCGGATCGAAACGCCGGGTGTGGCCCCCAGACTTGCCTATTTTTGGCCTTTTCTGGATGCTTAACGAATTGCCAACACAGTTTGGCCAAGAGTCCAGAGACAAGAGTCCAGCGGGCCGGCCCTTTGGGGGGTCTCTATCGAGTCGGTCCGAATCCCAGAAGGCTTCCGCCCGTCACCCGCATGCGCATCACGTCCTTAAGCCTGTTGTTGCTCACTCTCGCCGCCGCTACGCCGGCGCGCGCGGAGCTGCACATCACCCGCGACCATGGCGGCTATGTCGAGGAGTACAAGGCGAAGTACAAGCGCGTCCGCGACAAGGGCGAGCGGGTCATCATCGACGGCATCTGCAATTCGGCCTGCACGCTGGTGCTGGGCATCGTGCCCATGAACAAGATCTGCGTGACGCCGAAGGCGAGCCTCGGCTTCCATCAGGCCTATTACGACAAGGCCTTCACGTTCGGCATCAAGGTGACGAGCTCGGAGGGGACGTCCGACCTGATGTCCTATTACCCCGACACGGTGAAGGACTGGATCCGCCGCAATGGCGGGCTCACCACCGAGATGAAGAAGATCAAGAACGGCACTGATCTCTGGAAGATCATCGATCCCTGCCCAGAGGAATGGTGAGCGGCTGAGCCGGCCGCGTTGCCGCCAACCGTCCTGCAACGCAACATCGACCCCTTGTAAAATCGCATTGCCGCACTGCCCATCGTCGGGCAATGAGAGCGGCAATGAATCATAATCAAGAAAGCCTGGCCGCGCGGGCGGCGCCGATCCTGTTCGTGGTGCTGTGGAGCACCGGATTCATCGGCACCAAATATGTCGTCAACAACGCCGATCCGTTGACCTACCTCGCCATCCGCATGGCGATCGTGGTCGGGCTGATGGCCGTCATTGCCGCCGTCGCGCGCCCGGCATGGCCCGATCGGGCCGGAATCTTCCACAGTGCGGTGTCCGGCATTCTCGTGCACGGCTTCTATCTCGGCGGCACGGCGATCGCGATCGCGCATTCGATTCCCGCAGGTCTCTCCGCGCTCATTCCAGGTCTGCAGCCGATCCTGACCTCCACGATTGCCAACCGCTGGCTCGGCGAGCGGGTGACGCCGCTGCAGTGGGGCGGGCTGCTGCTCGGCCTCGGCGGTGTCGTGCTGATCCTGCACAATCGTCCCATGACTGGGGAGGCCGGACTCGGTTGGCTCGCCTCTGTCGTGTCGCTGATCAGCATCACGCTCGGCACGCTCTACCAGCGCCGCTTCTGCAATCACATCGACTGGCGCGCCGGCAATCTCGTGCAGTACGTCGCGGTCACCATCTTCTTTGCAGCCGGTGCCTTCCTGTTCGAGGACAGGGTGGTGCACTGGACGCGCGAGTTCGTGCTCGCGCTGGCCTGGCTCGCCGTCGTGCTGTCGATCGGCTCGATCGGGCTGTTGTACTGGCTGATCCGGCATGCGGCGGCGACCTCGGTCGCGAGCCTGTTCTATCTGGTGCCCGCGGTTACGGCGCTGATGGCGTTTCTCCTGTTCGACGAAAAGCTCGACGCCATCGCGGTCGCCGGCATGGCGTTGTGTGCGGCGGCCGTGTTCCTGGTCAACCGGCGCTTCTAGCACGACCTGTGGGGAGGCGCCTTGCAGCTCTGGCGTGTATCGCGCGTCATGCTAGAATGGCCGCGTCATTTCAGCTTCCATTTTAGACGGTGATTTCCATGACGACACCCAAACGTGGATTGCTCGGCGGAGCCCGCAAGCCGGTCCGCATCGCCTGCATCAATCGCGCCGAGAGATCGCTCGATGTGTCGATGGCGAAGCTCACGACGGCGCTGCAGAAGTGTTACGACAAACACTTCCTTCCGGTCTGGGGCTATCCGGTCAAGCTCTACAACACGGACGATCCAAAGCCGACGGATTGGCAGTTGATCTATTTGAATAACCCGGACCAGCGGAGGGGACTGCTCGGCCGCCATGAACTGACCTATCGCGGACAGCCGATCTCCAAGGTCTTCGTCGAGACGGTGCTGGCCGATGACGAGACCGTGAGCAAGGCAGCCTCGCACGAATTGTTCGAAATGGTCCTCGATCCCATGGCGAACCTTTGGGCGGACAAGAACAAGCGCACCGAGTACGCCTACGAGGTGTGTGACGCGGTGGAGGACGAGTCCTTTAAGGTCAACGGGCTGGAGATGTCGAACTTCGTCTATCCGTCCTGGTTCGAGCCGTTCAAGCACCCGCGCGGTACCAAGTTCGATCATCTGGGAAGTCTGACCGAACCCTTCAGCATGACCGAAGGCGGCTACATCATCAAAAGGGTGGACGGCAGGGATATCGTCAAGGCGTTCGGCTCGCGAGCCAAGAAGCGACGCTTTGAGGCGGAGGACCGGCGCGGCCATCGCAGCGAGTTTCGCGATCCGAGCGGGATTCATCTCGCGCCCAGGGGGCGGAAGCGCTAGGCGCCGCCTGGTGGCCAGCCCCCGGAGCGTCTCGCCCGGGGGCAAAGCGCGATGGCTTTAGGTTAAAGGGTCATCGCGCTCTAGCGCTTTGTTTGCGCATGATCTCCGCGCAAACGCGTTCCGCGTTTGTCGCGAGGGAAAACCGCTGCACACTTTTCCGGATCATGCGCTAGTTCGAAAGTTGCGATCAGCGCTTGGCCTTCTTGGCCTTTTTCTTCTTGGTGGCCTTCTTCGCAGTCTTCTTCACCGCTTTCTTGGCTGCTTTCTTGGCTGCCTTCTTGACGGCTTTCTTGCCGCCCTTCTTGGCCGCCTTCTTCGAGGATTTCTTCGCGGCCTTCTTCGTAGCCTTCTTGGCTTTCTTGGCCGCTGCCTTCTTCGCGACCTTCTTGGCCGCGGGCTTTGGCGCTTCCTTCGGCGGCTCGGCCACCGTGGTTTCCATCACTGGCTCAACTACGGGCGTATCGTCGTTCATTGCGTCCCCCAGGGTTTGAACGGAACGACGACGATAGCGGGATTCTGCAACCTGTCAAAGCAGCGCTCAACTTTTGCGTATCCTCGCATAGGCCGCGAGCGCGCGCTCGCGGCCGCGCGTGTGGTCGACGATCGGCTCCGGGTAGGTGCTGCCAAGCACGACACCGGCACTCGCAAGCTCGATCGGCGTCGCGCGCCAGGGCTGATGGACCAGCTTCGCCGGTAGGCCTTTGAGCTCCGGCAACCAGCGCCGGACATAGGTGCCGTCGGGATCGAACTTTTCGCCCTGGAGCACCGGATTGAACACGCGGAAGTATGGCGCGGCATCGGCGCCGCAGCCGGCGATCCATTGCCAGTTGGCCGGATTGCTGCCCGCATCCGCATCGACCAGCGTGTCCCAGAACCAGCGCTCGCCGCAGCGCCAGTCGATCAGGAGATGCTTGACCAGGAAGGAGGCGACCACCATTCGCACCCGGTTGTGCATCACGCCGGTGTGCCAGAGCTCGCGCAGGCCGGCATCGACGATCGGATAGCCGGTGTGGCCGCGCTGCCAGGCCTCCAGGTCGGCGGCATCCCGCTTCCAGGGAAACGCGTCAAAACCGTCTTGCAGGCTCTGGCTCGCAAGCTCGGGGATGTCGAACAGGAGGTGGCGGCAGAACTCGCGCCAGCCGAGCTCGCTCAGGAATTTCTCGACGCCGGGAGCGAGGGCGGGCTCGGCGTCGGCGGCAAAGCGCGCGGCGTGCCAGACCTGCCGGGGGCTGATCTCGCCGAAGCGCAAATGCGGCGACAGGCGCGAGGTGCCGGCCCGGTCGGGCCGGTCGCGGTCACCTGCGTAAGTCCGCGCAGTCGTCTTGAGAAAGTCGCGCAGCCTCGCGCGGGCGGCAGCTTCACCCGGCGTCCAATTGTCGCGGAGGCCGCCGGCCCAGTCCGGCTGGGTCGGCTCGAGCCCGTAGTCTTCGAGGACGTCCGTGGCGATGTTTGTGGCGGATCGCAAGGTCTTCGGCGCGGCGAGCGGTTTTGGCGGATCGCCCATCGCCAGCACGCGGCGCCAGAACGGCGTGAACACCCGCAAGCCGCGGCCTTCCTTGTTGCGAATGGCGGCAGGTGGGACCAGGAGATCGCCGGGGAACCGCCGCGTCTCGACCGCAAGCTTCGCCAGCGATGCCTCGAGCTGCTTCTCGACCGCTTGATGCGGTCTTTGCGCGATTTCATTCCAGTAAAAGGCGCTGGCATCGTTTTCGCGGACGAGATCCGGGATCACCTTGACCGCTGCTCCCTTGCGCAAGGTCAGCGATCCCCCGATCGCCGCAAGACTGTTCCCCAATGCGCGCAGCGACCGCGCGAGCCACCAGCGTGCGGCGCCGCCCAAGGGGCGGCCGACGCTCTCGTCGAGGACGTAGAGGAAGATGACCGGCGCGCCGGTCCGTGCACTGGCCTTGGCGGCGGCGTGCAGGGCCGGATGGTCGGCGAGGCGCAAATCTTCACGGAACCAGACGATGATCGGCCGCGGGCTTGGCATGACGGGGGAGGCCTCGTTTACGACTTGGAAAGGATGTTGGGCCGGCCGGCACTTGCCAAATCCTCCCGTCGTTAATGGGAACGTAAGCGAAATGCTCGA from Bradyrhizobium arachidis carries:
- a CDS encoding DUF3775 domain-containing protein, giving the protein MTTIPNLSISPEKVFFIISKSRQSESGAAGGGVILESGDNDMSYGRGGRGEETDRAELAGFIRDLNMDEQIDLVALTWLGRGDGDLGNWRELHAQAAQAHNRRTASYLIGTPMLADYLEEAMAQFGKSFEEFEEHL
- a CDS encoding host attachment protein, with amino-acid sequence MSKMRIDKGDWLVVCDGRKALILENLGDEMFPNLHTREVHEQPNPSTSAQGSDAPGRLHAAVGGARSSVEQTDWHDEAERSFLKILASRLDTAVSSGETSALTMVASPRALGMIRGDYSALVRKALRGEVSKDLVKLPVYEIEKQLLESGAGR
- a CDS encoding DMT family transporter: MNHNQESLAARAAPILFVVLWSTGFIGTKYVVNNADPLTYLAIRMAIVVGLMAVIAAVARPAWPDRAGIFHSAVSGILVHGFYLGGTAIAIAHSIPAGLSALIPGLQPILTSTIANRWLGERVTPLQWGGLLLGLGGVVLILHNRPMTGEAGLGWLASVVSLISITLGTLYQRRFCNHIDWRAGNLVQYVAVTIFFAAGAFLFEDRVVHWTREFVLALAWLAVVLSIGSIGLLYWLIRHAAATSVASLFYLVPAVTALMAFLLFDEKLDAIAVAGMALCAAAVFLVNRRF
- a CDS encoding deoxyribodipyrimidine photo-lyase; translation: MPSPRPIIVWFREDLRLADHPALHAAAKASARTGAPVIFLYVLDESVGRPLGGAARWWLARSLRALGNSLAAIGGSLTLRKGAAVKVIPDLVRENDASAFYWNEIAQRPHQAVEKQLEASLAKLAVETRRFPGDLLVPPAAIRNKEGRGLRVFTPFWRRVLAMGDPPKPLAAPKTLRSATNIATDVLEDYGLEPTQPDWAGGLRDNWTPGEAAARARLRDFLKTTARTYAGDRDRPDRAGTSRLSPHLRFGEISPRQVWHAARFAADAEPALAPGVEKFLSELGWREFCRHLLFDIPELASQSLQDGFDAFPWKRDAADLEAWQRGHTGYPIVDAGLRELWHTGVMHNRVRMVVASFLVKHLLIDWRCGERWFWDTLVDADAGSNPANWQWIAGCGADAAPYFRVFNPVLQGEKFDPDGTYVRRWLPELKGLPAKLVHQPWRATPIELASAGVVLGSTYPEPIVDHTRGRERALAAYARIRKS